Within the Flavobacterium sp. 9R genome, the region TTGACGGGTGCTGCCATCAATGCTTCGGTAAATACATTGAAAGCGTTGAAATTTGGTAGAGTAGAAGACTTAGATTATAAAAAAGGAAGCGTTGAAGGAACTAGAGAAATTTATTTTAACGTAACGGGTCAAAATACTACAGGTACCAATGCAGATGCTTCTAGAACCAAATACGGTCGCGTGTATAAATTAAATTTAGATGCTAAAAATCCATTAATCGGAAACTTAGAAGTGATTTTAGATGGTGATGACCGTAACGGTGTGGCAGGGAAATTTCAAAATCCAGACAATATATGTGTAACTAAAAATTATGTTTATATTCAAGAAGATTCTAATGGTTACGGTGATGAAACTCACGATGCTTATATTTATCAATACAATATGGCTACCAAACAATTAAAAGTAGTTTTCGAATTAGACCATCGTCGTACTGCTTCCGATGCTGCTACTTATAATGTTGGTACTGCATCAAAATTTGGAAGCTGGGAATATGGCGCTATGATAGATGTATCGGAGCAATTAGGCATCGATGATACCTTTTTATTATCTGTACAACCTCATACTTGGAGAGGTGATAAATACAAAGGCGTAGACGGAGGAACAAAACGTCCTTCAGAAAATCAAGCCAGTCAAATAGTACTAATCAAAGGATTAGCTAGATAATACCTTTTTTTGTTTCAACTTAACCACGATTGTTTGTAAGCAATCGTGGTTTTAGTTTTTATTGTATCCGCTTTTATATGAGATTGTAAATGCAACAACCCTTTTATTTATGAAAAGATATTTTTTCTTATTGCTATTATGCTCTTTTTTTTCTTGTCAAAAAAAGGAAAATACACATAGCCTTATTTCATCCAATTTTGCACGAAACGTAACTGAATTAATTCAAGAAGTCAATCAATTAAAAGCTTTAGTTGCCTCAGATGCCAAGCTTTCAACGATTCAAAATCAATTTTTAAAAGCTAGAAATAGTTATAAAAAATTGGAATGGATGAGCGAGTACTATTACCCAACAGTTTCAAAATCAATTAACGGACCTGCAATTCCTGAGTTTGAAGAAAATGATGGCATAACAGTTCCTCCTGAGGGTTTTCAAGTAATAGAAGAATTTTTGTTTCCAAAATATGATGTAGCTACTAAATCAGATTTAGAAATGGAAATAGGCGTATTGAGGTCTAATTTGAAAAGATTACAAAAGGTTTCGGAAAAAACCACCTTAGCCGATACTTATATTTTTGATGCGTTGCGACTATCCGTTTTTAGAATGATTACCCTAGGAATTACGGGCTTTGATTCTCCAGTTGCACTGCATTCCATCCCAGAAGCAAAAGTAGTTTTAGAGAGCATAGCGGAAAATGTAACTTTTTATAAAAACACGTTGGATGCTAAGTCATTTCAAGCGCTTTCAGCTACTCTTTCTCAAGGAACAAAGTACCTAGCAACTCATACCAACTTCAATGCTTTTGATAGAGCGTATTTTATTAAAAATATAGCTAATCCATTGAGTAAACAGTTATATCAATGTCAAAAAAGTGCTTCGATTCCGTTTGTAAAAGAGACCAGAGCTCTAAAAACTACAGCGCAAACGCTCTTTGATAAAGAGGCTTTTGATATAGAAGCTTTCAATGGTTTTCCTGATTATAAAACCACTCCAGAAAAAATTGCCTTAGGAAAAAAGTTATTCAATGACCCTATTTTGTCTGGCAACAATTCGCGTTCTTGCGCTTCTTGTCACCATTCTGATATTGCTTTTACAGATGGTTTAGAGCAAACGATTTCCTTAGATGGAAAAACCAAAGTAAAGCGAAATACGCCTACTTTGATGAACATCGCTTTCCAACGTGCTTTCTTCTATGATTCTAAAGTAAGTTATCTCGAAGACCAAGCCGTGGCTGTCATCACAAACGAAATCGAAATGCACGGTTCTCTTGAAAAATCAGTAAAAGCCTTGCAAAAAGATAAAAAGTATGTAGCCGAATTCAAAAAAGCATTTCCTAAAAATGAGATTAACGAATTCGGAATCAAAAACGCCTTGGCTTCCTACGTTCGTTCTTTGAGCCAATACAATTCAAAGTTTGATGCATATATGCGCGACGAAGTCGAATTTTCGACAGACGAGAAAGCAGGTTTTAATTTATTTGCAGGTAAAGCTAAATGCGCTACTTGCCATTTTATTCCTTTAACCAACGGGACAGTCCCACCTAATTTTATGAAAACAGAAAGCGAAATTTTAGGAGTACCCAACAGGCATAATTATTTGGATGCCGATTTAGGAAAATATGAATTGACCCAAGCCGAAATTCATAGAAATTCATTTAAAACACCCACCATCAGAAACATTGAGCTAACGGCTCCGTATATGCATAACGGTGTTTTCAAAACTTTAGAAGAAGTCATTGATTTTTATAACAAAGGTGGTGGAATTGGCCTTGGATTTAAAGTGCCTAATCAAACATTGCCAGAAGATGAATTACTACTTTCAGATAAGGAAAAGAAGCAGTTAATTGCTTTTATGAAAACCCTTACCGATAAGCGAAATTAAAAATTTCTTTGGTCTGTAGTGCTTTATTCAAGGTCGATTGAAAGGTTTCAAAAATGATTTTTTTTAAACTAATTTCTATTCAAAGAATCGATTTCTTCTGATTACCTTTGCCGACCTAAAAAGCACTATAATGAACTTGTCACAATACACCAAAGAGTTTTCACAGAACATAAAATTGGCCTATCCCGTTGTTTTAGGGATGCTGGGACATACTTTAATTGGTATTGTAGACAATTATATGGTGGGCAATTTAGGTTCTACAGAATTGGCAGCGGTTTCGTTAGGCAATAGTTTTATATTTTTGGCGCTCTCTGTAGGTATTGGTTTTTCTACAGCCATTACTCCATTGATTGCAGAAGCGGATGCGGAACAAAACACCAAAAAAATCCGAACGACTTTTCATCACGGCTTGTTGTTGTGTACAATTTTAGGCGTTGTTTTGTTTGTTTTGACCGTCTTGTCCAAGCAACTAATGTATTTTATGAACCAGCCAGAAACGGTTGTCGTTCTGGCAGCGCCATACATTGATTGGGTGGCTTTTTCATTGATTCCTGTAATTATTTATCAAGGGTACAAGCAATTTGCCGATGGATTATCGCAAACCAAATATTCTATGTATGCCATATTTTTTGCCAATGTGGTACACGTGTTTTTTAATTACGTATTGATTTATGGTGTTTGGTTTTTTCCTAAGTTGGGAATCATCGGAGCTGCTTTAGGAACAGTGATTTCTAGAATTTTGATGGTGATTTTTATGCATTACATTATGAAACAGAATGCCATTATGAAACGCTATTTTAAAAATTTTACGTTCAAAGAAATCAAAAAAACGATTTTGAAAAAAATCATCAATCTAGGATTGCCCTCAGCGATGCAAATGTTGTTCGAGGTTACTTTATTTACCGCTGCAATTTGGCTTTCAGGAACTTTGGGTAAAAACAATCAAGCGGCCAACCAAATTGCGTTAATTTTAGCCTCTTCTACTTTTATGGTAGCAATGGGATTGAATGTAACGGCAATGATACGTGTGGGTCACGCCAAGGGAGCAGCAGATTTTAAAGGATTAATTGTGGTAGCACGTTCTATTTTTTTATTGGCAATCCTTATTGAATCGCTATTTGCCATTTTATTTATTGTCTTCCATAATTATTTGCCACATTTATTTTTGAATACTGCTGATGTTTCTCAATTGGCCGATAACAATGAAATTATAATGATAACGGCTAAATTGTTATTGGTTGCAGCAGTTTTCCAAATTTCAGATGGTATTCAGGTTGTGGTTTTGGGAGCTTTGAGAGGGCTTCAAGATGTGAAGATTCCAATGTACATTACTTTTGTAGCCTATTGGATTGTTGGGTTTCCAGTATCCTTTTACTTAGGAAAATATACAGATTTAGAGGCGGTAGGAATTTGGATTGGATTATTGGCGGGATTAACAGCGGCGGCTATATTTTTATACATTCGATTTTCTCGATTGACCAAGAAACTGGTTCTTTTGAATACAGCCGAATAAAGTTTTTCTTATAAATGTAACTTCTGTTTTATTTCCTCGTATAATAAGCATATCAACTAAACCCAAAAAAATGATAGTATTTATTATTCTCGGAATAATTTTGTTAGTCGTTAGTTTTACGGTAAACAACAGCGCTAATCCTTTATCTAAATTTTCTAATCTTTTAAAAATTATTGGTGTTCTATTACTCCTAATCGGAGTTTTTTCTTCGATGTTCAAGCAAATCGACGCGGGTAAAGTAGGCGTAAAATCGCTTTACGGTAGTGTACAGCCCGATGTTTTAGAAAGTGGCCTTCACGTTGTTAATCCGCTTTTGGATATTACTGTTTTTGATGTACAAACACAAAACTATACTATGTCAGCTGTTCATAGTGAAGGGGCTCAAGAGGGTGATGATGCGATTAGAGTATTATCTAATGACGGTTTGGAAGTAGTCATAGACTTAACGGTTTTATATCGTGTAATCCCAAATGAAGCACCCAAAATTTTAAAAGGAATTGGGGAAAGCTACACCGATAAAATTGTACGTCCAGTGACGAGAACCCGTATTCGCGACAACGCTGTTTATTATGATGCAGTGGCTTTGTATTCGACCAAAAGAAATGAATTCCAACAACGTATTTTCAAAAGTATCGAAGCCGATTTTAAATCTAGAGGATTGGTGTTAGAGCAATTATTGATTCGAAATATCAATTTGCCAGAATCCGTAAAGAAAACCATCGAAAGTAAAATTAATGCCGAACAAGATGCTCAAAAAATGACCTTTGTTTTGCAAAAAGAAAAGCAAGAAGCGGAACGTAAAAGGGTAGAAGCACAAGGTATCGCAGATTACCAACGTATCATTTCTTTAGGGTTAACAGACAAACAATTGCAATACGAACAAATTAAAGCACAGAAAGAAATTGCCACTTCACCGAACACTAAAATTATTTTTATGGGAAAAGGAAGTGCGCCAGTGATTCTTTCGGATAAATAGTTTTTTGAGGTTAATCGGTTATTTGTTTAATCGGTTAGCTGTTACGAACTGAATGCTTAAATTTGCAAAAAGTTATACGCTTTGCTTAGCTTTGAAGTAAAATAGAGTCAATAGACAACAAACAATAAACAACAAATAGAAATGGAATTACCAAAATTTTTACTAGGCGACAATACCGACTTTCCAGACGATATTTTTATCATTCATATGGATTATCCTCGATTTATCATTAATCTTAAAGATGATGAGGTGGAGTTTTTAGAAGAACCAGAAGACCTAGACGAAGCCGAATTGAACGCAGAAATGGAAGGTTTAATCGAACAAGCGAATGCGTTTTATGACCGCGAGATAGCACGATTTGAAGAGGAATAAGCTGTCCTTATGAAGAAGTTATTTGTAATAATGCTCGTTTTTATAGCCATTATCGCTATCATCGATGGTGTAATGGACTTTGGTGATTTAAATTTCAAACCTGTAACGGGAAACACCATTACTGATTGGTTGAATGGCCTCAGACATAATTATGGATTAATTATCAAAAAATTACTCCAAATAGGGATTGGAGTAGGAGTGATTAAGTTTTGTTACGATTGGTTTTGTGATGAAGAAGCTTTAGCCAATGAAAAGGAATCTGCTTAAAAAAGTACAAACTAAGTTATTAACTTAAAATAGTAAATTATATAGCGGCAGTTAATGGAACTACAACTCCATTAACTGCCTTTTTTTATTTCTGGATAGAATATTTACTCTTTTTATACAAATACGAAGCCGTAATCACTTGACTCAAAGCATCTTTTGCCAGTTCTTTGTTGAGAGGTACAGGAGTAAAGATAGTATCTTTTGAAACTTTAAATTGCAATGGTTCTTTGTTGGGTTGCATAATAACCACTTGGTCTTCTACTCGGAAGGCATTCACATCGTGAAACTGCATAATTGCCCTTCCTTGGGTTGTAGCAGGCAAACGGAACAGATTTCGACCCGGCATTGGCGTGATAACATTCATTCCAATTTTACTCAATGTGGTAGGTTGGATGTCAATTTGGCTACACAATTTTTCATATTTGGTATTTTTTGGAATGTTGGGACCAATCAACAAAGCGGGTATATGAAATTTATGAATAGGTACTAAATGTTTTCCGTAAGTTCTAGTATTGTGGTCGGCAATGACCAAGAAAATGGTGTTTTTGTAATAGGCCTCTTTTTTGGCTAATGCAAAAAACTTCCCAATAGCATAATCGGCATATTTCATCGCATTATGTACGGTGTTTTTAGGCTTTTCGTACAACTGAATTCTGCCATCAGGAAACTCAAATGGTTCGTGATTCGAAGAGGAGAAAACCAACGACACAAAAGGTTTGTCTTTTAGTGTTTTGAAATACGCATTGGCTTTGACCATTACATCTTCATCGGACCAACCCCAAGTGCCGTGAAAAGCACTAGTTTTAGGGTCGTATTGTGGTTCGTCAATGATGGTACTAAAGCCGTTTCCGTTAAAAAAAGCACCCATATTATCAAAGTTGGCCATTCCGCCATAAATAAAACTGGTATCATATCCTCTTGCTTTCAATAAACTAGCGATGGTATAAAAGTCTTTTTGAGAGTTATTCAGCTTGACCACACTTTCTGATGGAGAAGGCAGAAAACCAGTGACAACGGCTTCAATCCCGCGTACACTTCTAGTGCCTGTCGAGTACATATTGGTAAAAAGTGTTCCTTCTTTGGTTAATTTATCAAATTCTGGTGTTAGAGGCAATCCACCCAAACTTCCCACATATTCGGCGCCTAAGCTTTCTTCCAAAATAATAACAATATTGTAAGGCTTTTGTAGTATCGTATCTGATTTGCTTTTGTGTAATAAAGGAAAGTTGGCATCGACAAAATCTTCTGGTTTTGCATCCATATATTTTTTTACGCGAGGAATGGCTTCTTCGGGTTTCATTTTTCCGTACATCTTATCGGAGTTTCCTTCATTCTTTAAAGAATATACAGCAAAACCAAGCGTGTAAAAGGAGTTCAATCCCAAACAATTCGTTAACTGGTCGGTAGAGAAAATGGCGTTGCTAGCATTTATCGGTCTTTTGGAAGTCAAACTAGAACGCGCACCAAAAAACAACAAAAAGGCGACCAAAGGAAACAAGAGTAATTTGGTTTTGTAAGACGTATTTCCAACTCCGAAAAGGTGTTTTCTAAACCGAATTAATGCATAAATAAAGGCCGATAAAAAAACGATAGTAGCTAAAATCGAAGGCATATAGCCTTTGTATAACATCCCAATGACTTCTTTTGGGTAAATCAAATACTCAATAAAAAGTTGGTTAGGTCGCGTGTCGTATTGTGCGATGAAATTTGGTGTTGCCAATTCAAAGAACAGCAATAAACTGAGAAAAAAGATAAAGTACACCGTCAAAAATGACTGAATTTTGAGTACCCATTTTTCTGGAAAGACACTAATCAATACGGCTGGAAGTAGCGAAAGGTAGCATAATAATATCAAATCCATTCGGAGACCGATGGGGAAAAGATACCCGTAATTTTCGGTGGCAACTACACGTTCTTTGAATAGAAAAAATAAAACGATTCGGCTTAGCGTAGTGATGCATAAACCAAGTAACAAAAAGTTTATAATTGGTCGTAAGTGGGCTATTTTTTTCAAGAGAAATTAAAATTTAGTAGCGTAAAATTACTATTTAGTGAAAGATTTTAATGATTTTGTATGCATAAACAGAAGGAAAAAAAAATTATTTTTTGAAGTATGTATCCAAAATAACCTGTGCAGCAGCAAATGGAGAAAGGGCATTTTGAGCTACGGCTTCTTTGTTTTTTTCTAATAGCGGAACTATTTCTGGATGATTGTAAAAATGGTTTTTCAAATATTCATTGATGGTTTCGAGCATCCAATACTGGTTTTGTGCAGCTCTTTTTTCAAAAAAATACTGATTAGCTTGAGTGGTTCCTATGTAGCTTAAAATAGTTTCCCAAATGGCTGGAATTCCTTCTTTTGTTATAGCACTGCAAGTAGTTGTAGTAGGCGTCCAACCCGATTTTTTCGTCGGGAAGAGATGCAAAGCACGGTTGAATTCCACTTTTGCCAGATTTGATTTTCGAATATTGTCGCCATCCGCTTTGTTGATGACTATCGCATCGGCCATTTCCATAATACCGCGTTTGATGCCTTGTAATTCATCGCCAGCTCCCGCAATTTTCAGCAATAAAAAAAAGTCGACCATACTGTGTACCGCAGTTTCGCTTTGACCAACACCTACCGTTTCAATAATAATGGTGTCGAAACCAAAAGCTTCGCACAAAGTAATGGTTTCTCTAGTTTTTCGAGCCACACCGCCCAAGGTTTCCCCAGATGCCGAAGGTCGAATAAAAGCATTTTTATCTTTCACCAATTCTTCCATTCGGGTTTTGTCGCCCAAAATACTTCCGTGCGAAATGGTGCTGCTAGGGTCGACGGCGAGAACAGCCACTTTTCTGCCTAAACTCGTTAAGTGTTTTCCAAAAGCTTCTATAAAAGTACTTTTACCAACACCGGGAACTCCTGTAATACCTATTCTAACGGATTCTTTTACGTGCGACAAACACGAATTGATGACTTCGTTGGCTTGACTCAAATGCTTAGGGTTAGTGCTTTCCACTAGCGTAATGGCACGGCTCAAAGCGGTAATATTACCAGCCAAAATCCCTTGAACTAATTCCGTAGGAGTTGGTGTTTTTTTTCGAAACGATTGAATGGTGTTAGCCGCTACAGCACTAACACTTTCGGGTGAAGCAATACCCGGAATTTCGTGAAGCGCTGATTTTTTTGGATTCGTATTGGCCAAGATAAAATTGTTTTGAGAGTAAAATTAAATAAAACTTATGATTTTTATTGTTATTGAAATTTTTTTAATTGTATTTTTGAGAAACTAAAATTAAGTGTCATAATGAATAACAAATTTTATTTAATTTTAATTGCTTCTTTAGCCTTAGGCCTTTTTGTTAAAGGTGCCAGTCAATTGTTTCATTTTGATTGGAATAATTTAAATTCTACAGCATATAATTTAGGAAGTTATACTGGATTGTTTTCGAAAACGTTTATAGGATTAGCACTCCTTGTAAGAATAGTGAATTATAAAGACTAAATTATGTTTGTTTGTAAAATCATTTATAAACAAGCCTTATGATTAATTTTATTCTTATTGTTGTTTTTTTGGTACTTGGTACAGTGC harbors:
- the meaB gene encoding methylmalonyl Co-A mutase-associated GTPase MeaB, whose translation is MANTNPKKSALHEIPGIASPESVSAVAANTIQSFRKKTPTPTELVQGILAGNITALSRAITLVESTNPKHLSQANEVINSCLSHVKESVRIGITGVPGVGKSTFIEAFGKHLTSLGRKVAVLAVDPSSTISHGSILGDKTRMEELVKDKNAFIRPSASGETLGGVARKTRETITLCEAFGFDTIIIETVGVGQSETAVHSMVDFFLLLKIAGAGDELQGIKRGIMEMADAIVINKADGDNIRKSNLAKVEFNRALHLFPTKKSGWTPTTTTCSAITKEGIPAIWETILSYIGTTQANQYFFEKRAAQNQYWMLETINEYLKNHFYNHPEIVPLLEKNKEAVAQNALSPFAAAQVILDTYFKK
- a CDS encoding MATE family efflux transporter, whose product is MNLSQYTKEFSQNIKLAYPVVLGMLGHTLIGIVDNYMVGNLGSTELAAVSLGNSFIFLALSVGIGFSTAITPLIAEADAEQNTKKIRTTFHHGLLLCTILGVVLFVLTVLSKQLMYFMNQPETVVVLAAPYIDWVAFSLIPVIIYQGYKQFADGLSQTKYSMYAIFFANVVHVFFNYVLIYGVWFFPKLGIIGAALGTVISRILMVIFMHYIMKQNAIMKRYFKNFTFKEIKKTILKKIINLGLPSAMQMLFEVTLFTAAIWLSGTLGKNNQAANQIALILASSTFMVAMGLNVTAMIRVGHAKGAADFKGLIVVARSIFLLAILIESLFAILFIVFHNYLPHLFLNTADVSQLADNNEIIMITAKLLLVAAVFQISDGIQVVVLGALRGLQDVKIPMYITFVAYWIVGFPVSFYLGKYTDLEAVGIWIGLLAGLTAAAIFLYIRFSRLTKKLVLLNTAE
- a CDS encoding prohibitin family protein; this encodes MIVFIILGIILLVVSFTVNNSANPLSKFSNLLKIIGVLLLLIGVFSSMFKQIDAGKVGVKSLYGSVQPDVLESGLHVVNPLLDITVFDVQTQNYTMSAVHSEGAQEGDDAIRVLSNDGLEVVIDLTVLYRVIPNEAPKILKGIGESYTDKIVRPVTRTRIRDNAVYYDAVALYSTKRNEFQQRIFKSIEADFKSRGLVLEQLLIRNINLPESVKKTIESKINAEQDAQKMTFVLQKEKQEAERKRVEAQGIADYQRIISLGLTDKQLQYEQIKAQKEIATSPNTKIIFMGKGSAPVILSDK
- a CDS encoding LTA synthase family protein, which codes for MKKIAHLRPIINFLLLGLCITTLSRIVLFFLFKERVVATENYGYLFPIGLRMDLILLCYLSLLPAVLISVFPEKWVLKIQSFLTVYFIFFLSLLLFFELATPNFIAQYDTRPNQLFIEYLIYPKEVIGMLYKGYMPSILATIVFLSAFIYALIRFRKHLFGVGNTSYKTKLLLFPLVAFLLFFGARSSLTSKRPINASNAIFSTDQLTNCLGLNSFYTLGFAVYSLKNEGNSDKMYGKMKPEEAIPRVKKYMDAKPEDFVDANFPLLHKSKSDTILQKPYNIVIILEESLGAEYVGSLGGLPLTPEFDKLTKEGTLFTNMYSTGTRSVRGIEAVVTGFLPSPSESVVKLNNSQKDFYTIASLLKARGYDTSFIYGGMANFDNMGAFFNGNGFSTIIDEPQYDPKTSAFHGTWGWSDEDVMVKANAYFKTLKDKPFVSLVFSSSNHEPFEFPDGRIQLYEKPKNTVHNAMKYADYAIGKFFALAKKEAYYKNTIFLVIADHNTRTYGKHLVPIHKFHIPALLIGPNIPKNTKYEKLCSQIDIQPTTLSKIGMNVITPMPGRNLFRLPATTQGRAIMQFHDVNAFRVEDQVVIMQPNKEPLQFKVSKDTIFTPVPLNKELAKDALSQVITASYLYKKSKYSIQK
- a CDS encoding cytochrome-c peroxidase, whose product is MKRYFFLLLLCSFFSCQKKENTHSLISSNFARNVTELIQEVNQLKALVASDAKLSTIQNQFLKARNSYKKLEWMSEYYYPTVSKSINGPAIPEFEENDGITVPPEGFQVIEEFLFPKYDVATKSDLEMEIGVLRSNLKRLQKVSEKTTLADTYIFDALRLSVFRMITLGITGFDSPVALHSIPEAKVVLESIAENVTFYKNTLDAKSFQALSATLSQGTKYLATHTNFNAFDRAYFIKNIANPLSKQLYQCQKSASIPFVKETRALKTTAQTLFDKEAFDIEAFNGFPDYKTTPEKIALGKKLFNDPILSGNNSRSCASCHHSDIAFTDGLEQTISLDGKTKVKRNTPTLMNIAFQRAFFYDSKVSYLEDQAVAVITNEIEMHGSLEKSVKALQKDKKYVAEFKKAFPKNEINEFGIKNALASYVRSLSQYNSKFDAYMRDEVEFSTDEKAGFNLFAGKAKCATCHFIPLTNGTVPPNFMKTESEILGVPNRHNYLDADLGKYELTQAEIHRNSFKTPTIRNIELTAPYMHNGVFKTLEEVIDFYNKGGGIGLGFKVPNQTLPEDELLLSDKEKKQLIAFMKTLTDKRN